The following proteins are encoded in a genomic region of Irregularibacter muris:
- a CDS encoding ABC transporter permease yields the protein MGNLANLVYCEFLKLKRSKMFFISVLGAMVSPIMVFAGLIKAKITEPNKVITYWDMLEQTNLYVLLLFGVIVYGVIAVYLFSREYTENTLKSMLTIPVSKGAFLTAKFFMVFIWMMILTAVAWVSTLLLSIIGNAAQFSATVIIQSLKEYFLGAFLLYFTMSPFVFITLWLKNLVTPIIAAATVVLGNVALANEDLGVLFPWTSPYLIASGDIEKYNYSIETALVIILTVFFFGVFSSFAYFKKQDVK from the coding sequence GTGGGAAACTTGGCTAATCTAGTATATTGTGAATTTTTAAAGCTAAAACGCTCAAAAATGTTTTTTATCAGTGTTTTAGGTGCAATGGTATCGCCTATCATGGTTTTTGCTGGGCTGATAAAAGCTAAAATTACTGAGCCAAATAAAGTTATTACTTATTGGGATATGCTAGAACAGACAAATTTATATGTACTTCTTTTATTTGGTGTTATTGTATATGGAGTGATAGCTGTATACCTTTTCAGCCGTGAATATACTGAAAATACGTTGAAGTCGATGCTTACCATTCCTGTTTCAAAGGGAGCTTTTTTAACTGCAAAATTCTTTATGGTTTTTATATGGATGATGATCTTAACAGCAGTAGCATGGGTATCCACTTTGCTTTTAAGTATTATCGGCAATGCTGCCCAGTTTAGTGCTACTGTTATTATACAGTCACTTAAAGAGTATTTTCTAGGTGCTTTTTTACTGTATTTTACAATGTCGCCTTTCGTCTTTATAACACTTTGGCTTAAAAACTTAGTTACACCGATTATTGCAGCAGCCACAGTAGTTCTTGGCAATGTTGCACTGGCCAATGAAGATTTAGGAGTATTGTTTCCGTGGACATCTCCTTATTTGATTGCAAGTGGGGATATTGAAAAATATAACTATTCAATTGAAACAGCTCTTGTTATCATATTGACTGTTTTCTTCTTTGGAGTTTTTTCAAGCTTTGCTTATTTTAAAAAACAGGATGTTAAATAA
- a CDS encoding ABC transporter ATP-binding protein, translating to MSEYAIKTTKLTKRFGEQIGVDRVNMHVPQGKIYGLLGRNGAGKTTTMRMLLNLAAPTSGEISLFGEDYRKNLKGTYRRIGSMIETPGFYENLTGRENLQIFARLRGQHKKDSVQNALEIVGLDKEKKKTFGNYSLGMKQRLGIAAAIMHEPEMLILDEPINGLDPVGIQEVRKYLEMLCIEKGVTILISSHILSEIEQLADIIGVMHEGRLIEEVAMQELHQRNRQYVEFVVSDENKACLLLEQKFGLTDYSVHEKGSIRLYTNLEMRSMLNQCFVESDILVSKVNISEEKLEDYFSNLIGGGKLG from the coding sequence ATGAGTGAATATGCAATTAAAACAACCAAGCTGACAAAGCGGTTTGGTGAACAAATAGGTGTGGACCGTGTGAATATGCATGTTCCACAAGGGAAAATCTATGGATTGCTTGGTAGAAATGGGGCAGGCAAAACCACTACTATGCGCATGCTGTTAAACCTTGCTGCACCTACAAGTGGAGAAATTTCATTGTTTGGAGAGGATTACCGAAAAAATTTAAAGGGAACTTATCGTCGCATTGGTTCTATGATTGAAACACCTGGTTTTTATGAAAACCTAACAGGCAGAGAGAATTTACAAATCTTTGCTCGTTTGAGAGGACAGCACAAAAAGGACAGCGTACAAAATGCACTTGAAATTGTAGGTCTTGATAAGGAAAAGAAAAAAACCTTTGGCAACTATTCCCTTGGTATGAAACAGCGCCTTGGCATAGCAGCAGCGATTATGCACGAACCAGAGATGCTCATCTTAGATGAGCCAATTAATGGACTCGACCCTGTAGGTATACAAGAGGTACGAAAATATCTTGAAATGCTCTGTATTGAAAAAGGGGTAACAATACTCATTTCAAGCCATATTTTAAGCGAGATTGAACAGCTTGCAGATATTATCGGAGTTATGCATGAAGGTAGGCTTATTGAGGAAGTAGCTATGCAGGAACTTCACCAGCGCAACAGGCAATATGTTGAGTTTGTGGTCTCAGATGAAAACAAAGCTTGTCTTTTGCTTGAGCAAAAGTTTGGACTTACTGATTATAGTGTACATGAAAAGGGTAGTATTCGCCTCTACACTAATTTGGAAATGAGATCAATGCTAAACCAGTGTTTTGTAGAAAGTGATATTTTAGTATCGAAAGTCAATATTAGTGAAGAAAAACTGGAGGATTATTTCTCAAACTTGATTGGAGGTGGGAAACTTGGCTAA